A genomic segment from Pedobacter sp. MC2016-14 encodes:
- a CDS encoding cytochrome d ubiquinol oxidase subunit II, translated as MVYVVIVFLWTSILLYILLGGADFGAGIIELFTSKGNRARTRKNMYEAIGPVWEANHMWLIIVIVILFVGFPKIYTTVSIYLHIPLVCMLLGIIARGTAFVFRNYDAVKDDWQKVYTRIFIASSILTPFFLGIIAASAVSSQIDLQAGDFAAAYIFSWLSWFSVAVGIFTVSICGFLAAIFIIGQTDNEADRMLFTRKAKRSIFAVMVSGALVFAAAYAENIPVFTWIFGHTLGSIAITSASLSLGILFWALKTQKPILSRLLAGFQVTMILFAATYTHFPNIVVMKHGARLSLLMHHGQNKTIASLGIALLLGSIFILPALGYLIYIFQKKKPYTGDH; from the coding sequence ATGGTATATGTAGTGATCGTTTTTCTTTGGACCTCCATTTTATTGTATATTTTGCTCGGTGGCGCTGATTTTGGTGCAGGAATCATTGAGCTTTTTACCTCTAAAGGTAACCGTGCACGTACGCGTAAAAACATGTACGAAGCCATTGGCCCCGTATGGGAAGCCAATCACATGTGGCTCATTATTGTTATTGTAATTCTTTTTGTGGGGTTCCCAAAAATTTATACCACCGTTTCCATCTATCTGCATATACCGCTGGTTTGCATGCTGCTGGGTATTATTGCCAGGGGCACCGCATTTGTATTTAGAAATTATGACGCGGTAAAAGACGATTGGCAGAAGGTGTATACCCGAATTTTTATTGCTTCCAGTATTCTTACCCCATTTTTTTTAGGGATCATTGCTGCGAGTGCTGTTTCTTCACAGATAGATTTGCAGGCGGGTGATTTTGCTGCTGCTTACATCTTTAGCTGGTTAAGCTGGTTTTCTGTTGCCGTGGGGATTTTTACGGTTAGCATTTGTGGTTTCCTTGCCGCCATTTTTATCATTGGGCAAACAGATAATGAAGCTGACCGCATGTTGTTTACCAGAAAGGCAAAGCGCTCTATTTTTGCTGTCATGGTATCCGGGGCTCTTGTTTTTGCTGCTGCATATGCTGAAAATATCCCGGTATTTACCTGGATTTTCGGACATACCTTAGGCAGCATTGCCATTACTTCTGCAAGTTTATCCTTAGGGATATTATTCTGGGCACTCAAAACCCAAAAACCAATATTGAGCAGGTTGTTGGCCGGCTTTCAGGTTACCATGATCCTTTTCGCGGCTACCTATACCCACTTTCCTAATATTGTAGTCATGAAACATGGTGCCAGACTTTCTTTGCTAATGCATCATGGACAGAATAAAACGATTGCCTCTTTGGGCATCGCCCTGTTATTGGGGAGTATCTTTATTTTACCGGCACTTGGTTACCTAATTTATATTTTTCAAAAAAAGAAACCATATACAGGCGATCATTAA
- a CDS encoding HAD family phosphatase has protein sequence MNESNFLKLSQLSAGDYQAFLYDCDGTLTDNMPAHTQSYVEVAREYNVVFDPKIIDELAGWPITNVVEEINLRYQTNMVPEEFRIRKAQVYREQFLEKITPIDYVVDHLKLNAGRVRIGVVSGGDKSGIERTLEILGIRDLVEVLICSGDTERGKPFADPFLRAAELLNVEPSKCLVFEDGLPGIKAAEAANMHWIRVDQLTFG, from the coding sequence ATGAATGAATCCAATTTTTTAAAACTCTCTCAGTTATCAGCCGGAGATTACCAGGCTTTTTTATACGATTGTGACGGTACCCTCACAGACAATATGCCTGCACACACGCAGAGTTATGTAGAAGTGGCCAGGGAGTATAACGTAGTTTTTGATCCGAAGATTATTGATGAACTGGCGGGCTGGCCCATCACAAATGTGGTAGAGGAAATTAACCTGCGTTATCAAACAAATATGGTTCCTGAAGAATTCAGGATCAGAAAGGCGCAGGTTTACAGGGAGCAATTTCTTGAAAAAATTACCCCTATTGATTATGTGGTAGATCACCTGAAGCTAAATGCGGGGCGTGTGCGTATTGGCGTAGTATCGGGTGGTGATAAATCAGGCATAGAAAGAACACTTGAAATTTTAGGCATCCGGGATTTGGTAGAAGTGCTGATTTGCTCAGGTGATACGGAACGCGGAAAACCATTTGCAGATCCATTTCTCAGGGCAGCTGAACTTTTAAATGTAGAACCCTCTAAATGTCTTGTGTTTGAAGATGGTTTGCCTGGTATAAAAGCAGCGGAGGCCGCTAATATGCACTGGATTAGGGTAGATCAACTTACTTTTGGTTAG
- a CDS encoding AcvB/VirJ family lysyl-phosphatidylglycerol hydrolase yields the protein MKFWLSATGIFFILLFSGCGLLLRNRKGNHHGIEKHDFGLPVITYPSGNPFSQRILFLFSGDGGWIDFEDQLALAYAKRGFFVVGFNSRSYFWEQRTPEQTAVDVQLLVKKYTGLYKGNRIYMCGYSFGADVLPFIYNRLPLATKNKVIALQMLSPFATSDFMVHTSELLNLADDNHPYKVRQEVEKITIPIYCFYGEAENPKALALVKADNFSIGTVPGGHRYETSGYEQIVASLRPSRRFL from the coding sequence ATGAAGTTTTGGCTGAGTGCAACAGGCATCTTTTTTATACTCCTTTTTTCTGGTTGTGGCCTATTGCTCAGGAACCGGAAGGGGAACCATCATGGTATTGAAAAGCATGACTTTGGCCTTCCGGTAATTACTTATCCGTCTGGTAATCCTTTTTCTCAACGGATATTGTTCTTATTCTCCGGAGATGGCGGATGGATAGATTTTGAAGATCAACTTGCTTTGGCCTATGCTAAACGAGGTTTTTTTGTGGTAGGTTTTAATTCAAGAAGTTACTTTTGGGAACAAAGAACACCGGAGCAGACCGCAGTAGACGTGCAATTACTTGTTAAAAAATATACCGGTCTTTACAAGGGAAATAGAATTTACATGTGCGGCTATTCTTTTGGTGCAGATGTGCTTCCTTTTATATACAACCGCCTGCCTTTGGCAACCAAAAATAAAGTGATTGCATTGCAAATGCTTTCTCCATTTGCTACATCAGATTTTATGGTCCATACGTCGGAATTGTTAAATCTTGCTGACGATAACCACCCTTATAAAGTGCGGCAGGAGGTAGAGAAAATTACCATTCCTATCTATTGCTTTTATGGAGAAGCAGAAAATCCTAAAGCCCTGGCTTTAGTTAAGGCTGATAATTTTTCTATTGGCACGGTACCCGGTGGACACCGGTACGAAACTTCGGGATACGAACAAATTGTAGCTTCCTTGCGTCCGTCACGCAGATTTTTATAG
- a CDS encoding phosphatidylglycerol lysyltransferase domain-containing protein yields the protein MHKAKQYLSKLIYNKFFWQFFAAMFMLCMAAFFIRQEHLEVIKIKEQLEHSDPFFIGIGLVLTIVYVLAQAQMYVHSFSALNKKIPLSLALRLFLKRNLISIFLPAGGFSSLVFFTKEIEARNITKSQIHLASTLFGFCGILSVVLVGIPVIGIALLFTHLGTAELLSFAFLLLLTATLIFLIYSIAKKGVAYKWLGAVRPSIVTILDDMIDEKVNRKQFWMTLLVSVGIELIGIVHLYIAMLALGLNASWPAAIIGYMVMVVLLIASPFLRGIGTIEISLTFILQQFGFPVLAAATITLLFRFFEFWLPLLAGILSFITKKDNLILRILPACIILVLGIVNIISAITPAIPTRLRLVKDLLPEDVIITSNALVLVFGLILVMISIFLLQGSKRAWYVALTLTAFSVIGHLIKAADFEEAILAFIAGSSLWYTRSFYKLRPHPRFISFNFLVLLYAVLAVLAYGVLGFYFIDKRHFGLDFHLDQAIVAVIKLFFLVDDSALIPRTKFGERFEYSIYAAGAGLIMFVIFSLLKPYFSKPYNTEEDFKIAGALLKKFGTSALDYFKTYPDKFLYFNAEKTAFISFKVTRHFAIVLEDPVAENEQIKLEMLHSFEQFCQENGFISAYYRVPESSLEFYKSSGRKAIPIGEEAILDLSTFTMDGGKMKTTRSAVNRLSAEGYSLKVYQAPVKEGVLQKLESVSLEWLKDLNQKEVAFTQGVFDIPILKEQTILTIEDEEEKIYAFLNLVPDYAAGEATYDLIRKVSDAPNGILDMLLAKTFLYLKAAGYTSVNMGLAPLSGMDEVNVTQKTIKYAYENFKVFGQFKGLRKYKDKFYPSWEKKYLIYSHNYHLLQVPRALKRVSEGH from the coding sequence ATGCACAAGGCTAAACAATACCTGTCAAAACTTATCTATAACAAATTCTTCTGGCAATTTTTCGCTGCAATGTTCATGTTATGCATGGCTGCCTTCTTCATCAGACAAGAGCACCTGGAGGTGATTAAGATTAAAGAACAGCTGGAGCATAGCGATCCTTTTTTTATAGGTATCGGCCTCGTTTTAACTATCGTATATGTACTGGCACAGGCACAAATGTATGTACACAGCTTTTCTGCGTTAAATAAGAAAATACCGCTTTCACTTGCCCTAAGGCTTTTTTTAAAAAGAAATTTAATCAGCATTTTTCTTCCTGCAGGCGGTTTCTCTTCGCTGGTATTTTTCACCAAAGAAATAGAAGCCCGAAACATCACAAAATCTCAAATCCATCTTGCCTCTACCTTGTTTGGTTTTTGCGGTATTCTATCTGTGGTGCTGGTTGGAATTCCCGTCATTGGTATTGCCTTACTTTTTACCCATTTAGGAACTGCGGAACTACTTAGCTTTGCCTTTTTGCTGTTGCTAACCGCAACACTCATTTTCTTAATTTATTCTATTGCTAAAAAAGGGGTTGCCTACAAATGGCTGGGCGCAGTCCGTCCTTCTATCGTCACCATTCTCGACGATATGATTGATGAAAAGGTAAACCGCAAGCAATTCTGGATGACTTTACTGGTTTCAGTTGGCATCGAACTGATTGGCATTGTACACCTGTATATTGCGATGCTGGCCTTAGGCTTGAACGCAAGCTGGCCAGCCGCCATTATTGGCTATATGGTTATGGTGGTCTTGCTTATTGCCTCCCCCTTTCTTAGAGGAATTGGCACGATAGAAATTTCGCTTACCTTCATCTTACAGCAATTTGGCTTTCCGGTACTCGCTGCCGCAACCATCACTCTACTCTTTAGATTTTTTGAATTCTGGCTTCCCTTACTAGCCGGCATTTTAAGTTTTATCACAAAGAAAGACAACCTTATCTTACGGATTCTACCCGCCTGTATCATTCTTGTTTTAGGCATTGTAAATATCATTTCAGCAATTACGCCAGCTATACCCACACGACTAAGATTAGTAAAGGACCTTTTGCCAGAAGATGTAATCATTACCAGTAATGCACTGGTACTTGTATTCGGACTGATCCTGGTGATGATTAGTATCTTTCTGCTGCAGGGTTCAAAAAGAGCCTGGTATGTAGCTTTAACCCTTACAGCTTTCTCGGTGATTGGGCATCTCATTAAAGCAGCAGATTTTGAAGAGGCAATTCTTGCTTTTATTGCGGGTTCATCCTTGTGGTACACCAGAAGTTTCTACAAACTAAGGCCCCATCCAAGGTTCATTTCTTTTAATTTTCTCGTTTTACTTTACGCTGTACTGGCTGTATTGGCCTATGGGGTACTTGGCTTTTATTTTATAGACAAAAGACATTTTGGGTTAGATTTTCACCTCGATCAGGCAATTGTAGCCGTCATTAAATTATTTTTCCTGGTAGATGACTCTGCACTAATTCCAAGGACAAAGTTTGGTGAACGCTTTGAATATTCCATTTACGCTGCCGGGGCCGGCTTGATCATGTTTGTAATTTTTAGTCTGCTAAAGCCTTATTTTTCCAAGCCTTACAATACAGAAGAAGATTTTAAAATTGCCGGGGCATTACTTAAAAAATTCGGCACCTCTGCGCTGGATTATTTCAAAACCTACCCAGATAAATTTTTGTATTTTAATGCTGAAAAGACGGCTTTCATCAGTTTTAAGGTAACCAGGCATTTTGCTATTGTGCTGGAAGACCCTGTTGCGGAAAACGAGCAGATTAAACTCGAAATGCTTCACAGCTTTGAACAGTTTTGTCAGGAAAACGGCTTCATTAGTGCATACTACAGGGTGCCAGAATCTTCATTGGAATTTTACAAATCATCCGGACGCAAAGCAATTCCGATTGGTGAAGAAGCCATTTTAGACCTCAGTACTTTTACAATGGATGGCGGAAAAATGAAAACTACCCGGAGTGCTGTAAACCGTTTATCTGCCGAGGGGTATTCGCTCAAGGTATATCAGGCACCTGTTAAAGAGGGCGTACTGCAAAAACTGGAAAGCGTATCCCTGGAGTGGCTTAAGGATTTAAATCAAAAGGAAGTTGCTTTTACTCAGGGGGTATTTGACATCCCTATTTTAAAAGAACAGACCATATTAACCATAGAAGATGAAGAAGAGAAAATTTATGCTTTTTTAAATCTTGTACCGGATTATGCAGCCGGAGAGGCAACCTACGACCTGATCCGTAAAGTTTCTGACGCACCTAACGGCATACTGGACATGCTACTGGCTAAAACTTTCCTCTATCTCAAAGCTGCTGGTTACACCTCCGTAAACATGGGCCTTGCGCCCCTTTCCGGAATGGACGAAGTAAATGTTACCCAAAAGACCATCAAGTATGCTTACGAGAACTTTAAAGTTTTTGGTCAGTTTAAAGGGCTTAGAAAATATAAGGATAAATTTTATCCGTCATGGGAAAAGAAATACCTCATTTATAGCCATAACTACCATCTGCTACAAGTTCCCAGGGCTTTAAAAAGAGTATCTGAAGGACATTAA
- a CDS encoding glycosyltransferase family 87 protein, with protein MGKKIIKLLNNRYFILFVWLLLAVVVALKQYHKGTFNNYLIFKYTFNHALEQVNLYAEYPNEYQDSNHYGPFFSLLIAPFAVLPNWLGILLWQIANTLFLYFAIKQLPLSSSKVNAVYWIVVHELLTAMFGLQFNASIAAVIILAYTLINREENFWAAFFIAFGTFVKLYGIVGLAFFFFVKKKPHFIAYCIFWGLVFLILPMFFFSPQYILSQYQEWYLSLSEKQGQNASLVSMQDISVMGMARRISGNAGLSNLPFLLTGIVLFTLPYLRIRQYKSEIFRMMYLSSALIFAVIFSNSSESPTYIIAFVGVAIWFMIQDRPVGPVIIALFIFALLLTSLSPSDLFPAFVRNNYIKPYSLKALPCVLIWLFLTFQMLTKNYVSSAQPLKNG; from the coding sequence ATGGGTAAGAAGATAATTAAGCTTTTAAACAACAGGTATTTCATCTTGTTTGTTTGGCTGCTGCTGGCAGTAGTAGTTGCTTTAAAACAGTACCATAAAGGAACGTTTAACAATTACCTCATATTCAAGTATACTTTTAACCATGCCCTTGAGCAGGTCAATCTTTATGCTGAATATCCAAATGAGTACCAGGATAGTAATCATTATGGTCCTTTTTTTAGTCTGCTGATTGCACCTTTTGCCGTATTGCCAAATTGGTTGGGCATTTTGCTCTGGCAGATTGCAAATACTTTATTTTTATATTTTGCCATTAAGCAGTTGCCATTAAGCAGTTCAAAAGTGAATGCTGTATATTGGATTGTAGTACATGAATTGTTAACAGCAATGTTTGGGCTGCAGTTTAATGCTTCTATTGCCGCGGTAATTATTTTGGCTTATACATTGATTAATAGAGAAGAAAACTTTTGGGCTGCCTTTTTTATTGCCTTTGGAACATTTGTAAAGCTTTATGGTATTGTAGGACTTGCCTTTTTCTTTTTTGTCAAAAAGAAGCCTCATTTTATTGCTTATTGCATTTTCTGGGGACTGGTATTTTTAATACTACCAATGTTTTTCTTCTCTCCTCAATATATTTTATCACAATACCAGGAATGGTACCTTTCTCTTTCAGAAAAACAGGGTCAGAATGCCTCATTGGTATCTATGCAGGATATTTCTGTAATGGGAATGGCCAGGAGGATCAGCGGAAATGCAGGATTGTCAAACTTGCCTTTCCTGCTAACAGGCATAGTACTTTTCACTTTACCTTATCTTCGTATCAGACAATATAAATCAGAAATTTTCAGGATGATGTATTTGTCTTCCGCTTTGATCTTTGCCGTAATCTTCAGCAATTCATCCGAGTCGCCCACTTATATCATTGCATTTGTTGGCGTTGCCATTTGGTTTATGATCCAGGATCGCCCTGTAGGTCCTGTAATTATTGCTTTGTTTATTTTCGCATTGCTCTTAACCAGCCTATCTCCCTCAGATTTGTTTCCTGCCTTTGTAAGAAATAATTATATCAAGCCTTATTCTTTAAAGGCCCTGCCATGTGTTTTAATCTGGTTATTTTTAACTTTCCAAATGCTGACTAAAAATTACGTTTCCTCAGCACAGCCCCTTAAAAATGGATAA
- a CDS encoding glycosyltransferase family 2 protein, translating to MDKLISVVIPAYNEEDNIVVIIDRLEQILMQRTYAFEIILVDDGSRDKTLSVIKKMAAVKPNIFYIEFSRNFGHQAALKAGLDQAKGDCVISLDADLQHPPELILQMLEKWEEGFEVVYTRRQEDKSLSYKKRKSSALYYKLLNALSDIEIESGTADFRLLDKKVIDVFRDFGENEPFIRGLIKWLGFKQFAIDYIPGTRYAGSSKYNLRKMMKLAIHGVTSFSIKPLYSAVYLGFIFSGLSILYVPYVLHAFYRGEEVDGWASVIMTIVFFGGLQLIILGIIGIYIGKMFMQGKNRPTYIISSSNLKKD from the coding sequence ATGGATAAATTGATTTCTGTAGTAATTCCTGCTTATAATGAAGAAGATAATATTGTTGTCATCATAGATCGTCTTGAGCAAATTTTAATGCAAAGAACTTATGCTTTTGAAATTATTCTGGTGGATGATGGAAGCAGAGATAAAACACTGTCCGTAATAAAGAAGATGGCGGCTGTAAAACCGAATATATTCTATATTGAGTTCTCCCGAAATTTTGGTCACCAGGCAGCTTTAAAAGCAGGTCTTGATCAGGCAAAAGGAGATTGCGTCATCTCCCTTGACGCTGATTTGCAACACCCGCCAGAGCTGATTTTACAAATGCTGGAAAAGTGGGAAGAAGGATTTGAGGTGGTCTATACCCGCAGGCAGGAAGATAAATCTTTGTCTTATAAAAAGAGAAAATCATCTGCCCTTTATTATAAATTACTCAATGCCCTATCAGATATTGAAATAGAATCCGGTACGGCAGATTTTAGGTTGCTGGATAAAAAAGTGATTGATGTATTCAGGGATTTTGGCGAAAATGAGCCTTTTATCAGAGGGCTGATTAAATGGTTAGGATTTAAGCAATTTGCCATAGACTATATTCCCGGAACACGCTACGCCGGTTCCAGTAAGTACAACCTTCGTAAAATGATGAAATTAGCCATTCATGGCGTTACTTCTTTTAGCATTAAGCCCCTATATTCCGCGGTATATTTAGGTTTCATTTTCTCTGGTTTATCTATATTGTATGTTCCCTATGTACTGCATGCTTTTTACCGGGGCGAAGAAGTAGATGGATGGGCATCTGTCATCATGACCATTGTGTTTTTTGGTGGTTTACAGCTCATCATCTTAGGCATTATTGGAATCTACATCGGCAAAATGTTTATGCAAGGCAAAAACAGGCCAACTTACATCATCAGCTCATCAAATTTGAAAAAGGACTAA
- a CDS encoding polysaccharide deacetylase family protein, translating into MVLLSFDIEEFDMAFEYGRTISFEDQISISTKGTNLILDLLAKYQFKATFFCTATFAQHAPEILRRINDEGHELASHGYYHSNFIPEHLLTSRQELERLSGREIKGYRMARMMPVDEKEIKKAGYVYNSSINPTWLPGRYNNLKVSRTYFDQEGVIQIPASVSPMRFPLFWLSFHNLPLWLYKYLVKRTYKKDGYLNVYFHPWEFTDLHDQERFGFPGYVSRNSGVQMVTRMDNFMQWIKLNNYPTGTISAFVSSL; encoded by the coding sequence ATGGTATTGTTAAGTTTTGACATTGAAGAATTTGATATGGCCTTTGAATATGGCCGTACAATTAGTTTTGAAGATCAGATTAGTATTTCTACTAAAGGAACCAATCTGATTTTAGATCTACTGGCTAAGTATCAGTTTAAGGCGACATTTTTTTGCACAGCCACTTTTGCACAGCATGCACCCGAAATTTTGCGCCGGATTAATGATGAAGGGCATGAACTTGCCTCACATGGATATTACCATTCTAATTTTATACCAGAGCATTTGTTGACATCCAGGCAAGAACTGGAGCGCTTGTCGGGCCGGGAGATAAAAGGTTATCGTATGGCCAGAATGATGCCTGTTGATGAGAAAGAAATTAAAAAAGCAGGTTATGTGTATAACAGCTCAATTAATCCTACCTGGCTACCCGGAAGGTACAATAACCTGAAAGTATCAAGAACGTATTTTGATCAGGAGGGTGTAATACAAATTCCCGCTTCGGTAAGCCCGATGCGTTTTCCTCTATTCTGGCTCTCATTTCACAATTTGCCCTTATGGTTATATAAATACCTGGTTAAAAGAACCTATAAAAAAGATGGTTACCTGAATGTATATTTTCATCCCTGGGAGTTTACAGATCTCCATGATCAGGAACGTTTTGGTTTTCCTGGCTATGTAAGCCGTAATTCGGGTGTGCAGATGGTGACAAGAATGGATAATTTTATGCAATGGATAAAGTTAAACAACTATCCAACTGGTACAATTAGTGCTTTTGTTTCTTCTTTGTAA
- a CDS encoding GtrA family protein — MKKAIHAIIDFFYPPFEKYIPRQTFRYAVSGGSNAALNLCIFFLSYNFIFTDNVVYFGNIALTRYIAAYAIALSFSFPVGFLLNKYIVFQESDLKAEVQLFRYATVTAMSIYFDYALLHFLVGYLKMWATPAQALIIVILSLFSYFFQTYVTFTKKKQKH; from the coding sequence ATGAAAAAAGCAATACACGCGATAATCGATTTCTTTTACCCTCCCTTTGAAAAATATATCCCCCGGCAGACGTTCAGATATGCCGTTTCCGGGGGAAGTAACGCAGCACTCAATCTATGTATATTTTTCCTCAGTTATAATTTCATATTCACAGATAATGTCGTTTATTTCGGGAACATAGCACTAACCAGATACATTGCCGCATATGCCATAGCTTTATCTTTCAGCTTTCCTGTTGGCTTTTTACTCAATAAATATATTGTATTTCAGGAATCAGATTTAAAAGCAGAAGTACAATTGTTCAGGTATGCAACGGTTACCGCAATGAGTATTTATTTTGATTACGCATTGCTCCACTTCCTGGTGGGCTACCTGAAAATGTGGGCAACCCCCGCACAAGCGTTAATTATAGTCATTTTATCCCTTTTTAGTTACTTCTTCCAAACGTACGTTACATTTACAAAGAAGAAACAAAAGCACTAA